One Vanrija pseudolonga chromosome 5, complete sequence genomic window, TAGCCAGAGCGGTGCTGTGCACTGCGTcactggctgcctggctgctgccAAACAAGCCAAGTATTTAATACTGACCTGAAACTTCGTCTCCACTCTTTTTCCATCCCAACAAagcatccaccaccaccatgcctcTTAGTAAGTGGTGCACGCGTGCCCAatcgcggcgagcacgagtaGGGGGAGGAGAACAAGCACGGCGGTGTGGCGGGATCTACGCGCGACCGCGGATCCTCGGCCTCCCTCGGCTTGGGTGGCCACTTCACATACTGACCTCGCAGCGTGCGGTGACATCTTCAAGATCATCCTTGGTGAGTCTGCCTGCTGATAGCTGGACagagctgaccccgcagcgATCATCCTCCCGGTAAgccccgcgctcggcgacgaccggGCCCGACCCCACCAGAGCCTTACTgaccccacccccagcctcTGGGTGTtttcctcgagcgcggctgCGGTGTCGACCTCCTCATCAACATCCTCCTTACCTGCTTGGGCTACATTCCCGGTGTGAGTCGCGTGTGGGGGCGCAGGACGGAGTGTGGCGGTCCCACCCCCGGGGGTCCTCCCACTcccgccacccaccctcctccttcgGCCAACCAACTGACCATCTCTTCAGATCATCCACGCTCTCGTGAGTGCCTTTCCCCGATTTTCCGATTTTCAGCTGACCTTTCAAGTACATTATAGTCAAGTACTAGCGAGGCAGCGACATCCTGGGCAGTCGCTGCCTCTTAACGGCCCACCGTACACCTATATTAATGACTCGTGTGTGAAACAGAGTGAAGAGTATGCCGATGCAGTCTGTTCATGAACGTGGGCGTgggctggcgcgctggcccAGCTAGCGTGGCGCTGGCACGCTGCTATGGTAGCTCGTGTCTACGCATAGTCTCGCGCACTGGCGCAAATGCCAAGAATTAATTCACAGCGGCGCGCAACGCGCAAACATCCCGTTCGGGGGATGTTCAATGGGTGGGTCGATGCCTGCTCCCCGTCCCTGGGCCAGGCGGAATGTGTCACAGTGGCAAACGGCCTTGGCAGTGCCACGTGCTGTCGTCGGGGTGCGTAGCCACCTGCTGGTGTCCTGTCTGCCACATACCGCGCCACTGACGCTCGAGCACTGCCTAGAACAGCAACACACAAGCAGAAATAGGCAGGTGTACGAGAGGGATCTGGGCGGGGCAGGTGGCTAGGCCGCCCCACGGAGTGAGTTGGTTGGGTATCAATCACATGGCCCGGCCGAGGGGGGTGGCTGGCGCCCCGGCGTCTGCTGCACCTGGTTCCGTGGAACAGATCTGGGGTTggtacgccgcgccgagtcgcACGCCGAGTGATCGTCGTGCCGCGTACGTGTATACGAATGGCATGGAGGCGGCACTGCGGCACTGCATGCGATCGATTGAGGGGACGCAACGCAACACAACACCACGCTGCGGGCGTGTCAcgcgacattgtcgacggcaacgacgggTGTCTCGGAGGCGATGATGCTGCGCACAGCGCGCACCTACAATGCTACTAGGATAGCCTTGAATGGCTCCACGACTCCTCTCCCACGTCCCCACGTCCCGGGGACTGCACAGCGGGAGCACCTGATACAGGATAGGAGGGACCTTATCGTGGCGTgtggcgctcgctggctcgtGATAGAGATACGCGGTGTTTGTAGTCTGTGGGCTAGTCACCGTTTGGCGCGTCGAGGACTCTCGACCAACTGGCGCTTGTTTCTTCCCCTCCCCACTCGCCACTTGCGACTGTGCCAGGTCTGCTCACTCAGACAGTCCTAGCCCATCCCCACTCGCGTCGCCGAACCACCCACGAGCCCACCGCACGGAGGTCGGCACCCCGACTAAACCGTTTCACTCAACCTCGCTTCGCTTCGCCACATCCGGCCCCGGGTAAGCTTTACCCGGGCATACATACCCTGCCACTAATCCTAATCAAACCTCCTGCCCCGCCTAAATGGCGATTACTATTATTATGTATCGCAATCGCTCATcatcggcggccttggcactcgctcctcggcccGAAGCACCACCTCCGTCTcaagcgaggcgaggtgacacgcacgccgcgcatGGTGTTCACGGGCTCCGCGCACacctcaccccacccccgcgcacGCCCCGTTCTTCTCGGCCTGCACCTCGGTCCCTCTTTACCCCGGCCAACCGGGGACGTGCCGACCGAGCAATCTGAGCAAGCGTGATATATCCTTTTTTTTCTGAAGTCGAGCTCACTCATCTTCCATCTCACCTGCTCCCTCCCACTCGCTCCCCACACAAACTAACTCACACTCGCTCACAACCATGACAATCTACACGTCGCACTGGGACGCGCCGGCCCTCCCCGAGACGTCCATCTTCACGTACCTCTTCCCCGACAgcgcggccgactcgccgctCGAGCGCTTCGACCCCGCGCTCCCCGCGTTCATCTCGCCCCTCACCGACACGACCGTGTCCCGTGCCCAGCTCAAAGAGAacgccctccgcctcgcgtcGGGCCtccgcaagctcggcctGAAAAAGTACGACACGGCCTGCGTGTGGGGCGCCAACTCTCTCCCGTGGATCAGCGCCGTGTTcggcctcatcgccgccggcgtgacCGTCACCCCGGCCAATGTCGCCTAGTGAGTCGATGTGGCATGAGACACTTGGCACACTCACTAACGCTCGTGCTAGCGAGTCCCATGAAATCGCCCACCAGATCAAcgactcgggcgcgagcCTCCTGTTCGTCGACCCCGCAAACCTCATCACCttcgagaaggccaagccgAACCTGAGGAACATCttccccgcctcgcgcatcgtcctcctctgccGCACCGAGGACAAGCCCGAGATCTCGCCCTACAAGTCGGTGTACGAGCTCTTTGGCGATGTCGCGCCTGCTGAGCGCTTCGTCGGCCAGGACGCCATCAACTCGGCCGCATGGCTCTGCTACTCATCCGGCACGACCGGCCTCCCCAAGGGCGTCGtgaccacccaccacaaccTCACCAGCCAGCTCCAGGCGCTCAACGTCATGCACGAGCCACTCAAGAGCGGTGAGGACTCGGTGCTCGGTATCCTCCCCCTCTCGCACATCTTTGGTGCCATCATTGTCCTCCTCCAGCCCATCACCGTCGGTGTCCCCGTCATCGTCCTCCCCAAGTTTGAGGAGGTGTCGGTGTACAGTGCTATCCAGAAGGTGAGGAAGAATCGAGAGTTCCGCTGACATTGCAGTACAAGATCACTTactccctcgtcgtccctcCCATCCTCATCGTCATGCTCCACTCGCAGATCTCCAAGAACTACGACCTGTCGTCGCTCAAGGCGCTGTTgtccggcgccgccccgctcTCCAAGGAGCTCTGCACAGAGTTCAAGAAGCGCTACCCCGACTTCAAGCTCGCCCAGGGCTACGGCATGACCGAGACGTCGCCCGTTATCATGAGCATGACggctgccgacggcgccgcccacgAGGGCCAGTGTGGCCGCCTCATCCCGACTTGggaggcgcgcctcgtcaaggaggacggcgagaaTGCCAGCAAGCctggcgagtcgggcgagctCTGGGTTCGCGGCCCCAGCACGATGAAGGGCTACCACAACAACACGGAGGCCAACGACAAGTCGTTTGCCGAGGGGCGGTGGTTCAAGACTGGCGACGTGTTGACAAGGACCGAGGACGGCTGGTACCAGGTCGTCGACCGTGTCAAGGAGCTCATCAAGTACAAGGGCTTCCAggtgccgcccgccgagctcgaggcgctcctgCTCACCAACCCTgacgtggtcgacgtcggtgtcATTGGCGTCTGGGACGAGTCGCAGGCGACCGAGCTGCCGCGCGcgtacgtcgtcgccaacCCGCGCCTGGGCCTCAAGCCGGACGGCTACGCAAAGTTTACGCGTGACATTGGCGCATGGGTCGCTG contains:
- the 4CLL7 gene encoding 4-coumarate--CoA ligase-like 7 — translated: MTIYTSHWDAPALPETSIFTYLFPDSAADSPLERFDPALPAFISPLTDTTVSRAQLKENALRLASGLRKLGLKKYDTACVWGANSLPWISAVFGLIAAGVTVTPANVAYESHEIAHQINDSGASLLFVDPANLITFEKAKPNLRNIFPASRIVLLCRTEDKPEISPYKSVYELFGDVAPAERFVGQDAINSAAWLCYSSGTTGLPKGVVTTHHNLTSQLQALNVMHEPLKSGEDSVLGILPLSHIFGAIIVLLQPITVGVPVIVLPKFEEVSVYSAIQKYKITYSLVVPPILIVMLHSQISKNYDLSSLKALLSGAAPLSKELCTEFKKRYPDFKLAQGYGMTETSPVIMSMTAADGAAHEGQCGRLIPTWEARLVKEDGENASKPGESGELWVRGPSTMKGYHNNTEANDKSFAEGRWFKTGDVLTRTEDGWYQVVDRVKELIKYKGFQVPPAELEALLLTNPDVVDVGVIGVWDESQATELPRAYVVANPRLGLKPDGYAKFTRDIGAWVAARVAPQKKLRGGVVVIAAIPKSPSGKILRKDLRKRAEEEIKAAGGLKTDSRL